A region of Neovison vison isolate M4711 chromosome 7, ASM_NN_V1, whole genome shotgun sequence DNA encodes the following proteins:
- the LOC122914492 gene encoding olfactory receptor 5B12-like — MILMENISEVTQFILVGLTDALELQVPLFMVFTIIYFIILVGNIGMIVLILLDSRLHTPMYFFLSNLSLVDCVYASAVTPKVMVGFSTGDKIISYNACAAQMFFFSAFATIESFLLSSMAFDRHAAVCKPLHYTTTMTSAMCTSLVTGSYICGLLQSSIHVALTFHLSFCHSNIINHFFCDIPPLLALSCSDIHINEIVLFTLAAFNVFFTLLVILNSYLLIFIAILRMRSAEGQKKAFSTCVSHLTTVSIFYGTIIFMYLQPSSSHSMDTDKMASVFYTMVIPMLNPLVYSLRNKEVKNAFQKVVGKAKSSLGLAY, encoded by the coding sequence ATGATTTTGATGGAGAACATTTCAGAGGTGACTCAATTCATTCTTGTGGGGTTAACAGATGCCCTAGAGTTGCAAGTTCCTTTATTTATGGTCTTCACCATCATTTACTTCATCATTCTGGTTGGGAACATTGGGATGATTGTGTTGATCCTGTTGGACTCTCGTCTTCACactcccatgtacttcttcctcagcAACCTCTCTCTTGTGGACTGTGTTTATGCCTCAGCTGTCACTCCCAAGGTAATGGTGGGGTTTTCCACAGGAGATAAAATCATATCCTACAATGCATGTGCTGCCCAGATGTTCTTCTTTTCAGCCTTTGCCACTATCGAAAGTTTCCTCTTGTCCTCAATGGCCTTCGACCGCCACGCAGCCGTGTGCAAACCCCTACATTACACCACCACCATGACAAGTGCTATGTGTACCTCCCTGGTCACTGGCTCCTACATCTGTGGACTATTACAatcttccatccatgttgcccTCACCTTCCACCTTTCCTTCTGTCATTCCAACATAATTAATCACTTTTTCTGTGACATTCCTCCACTGctggctctctcttgctctgataTCCACATAAATGAGATTGTCCTCTTCACATTGGCAGCATTCAATGTCTTTTTCACCCTCTTGGTTATCTTGAACTCTTATCTGCTCATTTTTATTGCTATCCTGAGGATGCGCTCAGCTGAGGGACAGAAGAAGGCTTTCTCCACCTGTGTGTCTCACCTGACCACTGTTTCCATCTTCTATGGGACAATCATCTTCATGTACTTACAGCCAAGTTCTAGTCATTCCATGGACACAGACAAAATGGCATCAGTGTTCTACACTATGGTCATCCccatgctaaaccctttggtctACAGCCTAAGGAACAAAGAGGTCAAGAATGCATTTCAGAAGGTGGTTGGAAAAGCAAAGTCTTCACTGGGTTTAGCCTACTAG